Proteins encoded in a region of the Acidobacteriota bacterium genome:
- the purE gene encoding 5-(carboxyamino)imidazole ribonucleotide mutase, with amino-acid sequence MTPIQVQILMGSDSDAPIMRGAADVLRELGISCEMTVASAHRSPARVQRIMADAPARGVQVFIVGAGAAAHLAGIVAAHTAKPVIGVPIDSSPLLGLDALLSTVQMPPGVPVATVAIGKSGATNAGVLAAQILAIADPVLAERVVAYKARLADKVEQAAARLAAAEEK; translated from the coding sequence ATGACCCCAATCCAGGTGCAGATTCTGATGGGATCGGATTCCGACGCCCCAATCATGCGCGGCGCCGCTGACGTGCTGCGCGAGTTGGGCATTTCGTGCGAGATGACCGTGGCGTCCGCGCACCGGTCGCCGGCGCGCGTGCAGCGCATCATGGCCGACGCCCCGGCCCGTGGCGTCCAGGTATTCATTGTTGGCGCGGGAGCCGCGGCGCACCTGGCCGGCATCGTGGCCGCGCACACAGCGAAGCCCGTGATCGGTGTGCCTATCGACTCGTCGCCCCTGCTCGGCCTCGACGCGCTGCTCTCGACCGTTCAGATGCCGCCAGGCGTGCCGGTGGCGACGGTGGCGATCGGGAAGTCGGGAGCCACGAATGCCGGGGTGCTGGCGGCCCAGATCCTGGCAATTGCCGACCCGGTCCTCGCAGAGCGCGTTGTCGCGTACAAAGCCAGACTCGCCGACAAGGTCGAGCAGGCGGCCGCCCGTCTGGCGGCAGCAGAGGAAAAGTAG